The following proteins are co-located in the Corynebacterium kalinowskii genome:
- a CDS encoding TIGR00730 family Rossman fold protein, giving the protein MQNIKVAAVILRDETGRVLTVRKRGTSLFMFPGGKPEPDETFADAAVREAYEELGVHLTSLAPYGSFTAPAANEEGATVEAEVFTAALLDAPSPAAEIDEIAWVDPDSSHVALAPLLAEEVFPTLRPAVRKVTVFCGSASGNSPAFTSMASELGSILASHGIGLVYGGGKIGLMGTIADAVLAGGGHVDGIIPEGLANKELAHNGVQSLEVVNSMHERKSRMAELGDAFIAMPGGAGTLEELFEAWVWQILGIHNMPVALYGRDFWAPLMDMLEKMRDQGFIAPNFVDALIVADNPTELLRRIQNWTPPRAKWS; this is encoded by the coding sequence ATGCAGAACATTAAAGTAGCGGCCGTCATTCTCCGCGACGAGACCGGACGAGTCCTCACCGTGCGCAAACGCGGGACTTCCCTGTTCATGTTCCCAGGTGGCAAGCCCGAGCCCGACGAGACTTTCGCTGATGCCGCTGTCCGAGAGGCGTACGAAGAGCTCGGCGTGCATCTCACCTCGCTCGCCCCTTATGGCTCCTTCACCGCGCCCGCAGCCAACGAGGAAGGCGCCACCGTCGAGGCCGAAGTATTCACCGCCGCGCTTCTCGACGCTCCATCGCCCGCCGCCGAGATCGATGAGATTGCTTGGGTTGACCCCGACTCCTCTCATGTCGCATTGGCACCACTGCTGGCCGAGGAAGTGTTTCCTACTTTGCGACCGGCTGTGCGCAAAGTAACCGTGTTTTGCGGATCGGCATCGGGCAACTCCCCGGCTTTCACATCCATGGCTTCCGAGCTTGGGTCGATTTTGGCTTCACATGGGATTGGCCTGGTCTACGGTGGCGGAAAAATCGGACTGATGGGCACCATCGCCGACGCGGTGCTAGCCGGTGGCGGTCATGTAGACGGAATCATTCCGGAGGGGTTAGCGAACAAGGAGCTTGCCCACAATGGAGTGCAGTCATTGGAAGTCGTGAACTCCATGCATGAGCGCAAGAGCCGCATGGCCGAACTTGGCGATGCTTTCATTGCCATGCCTGGCGGTGCCGGAACCCTGGAAGAGCTTTTCGAGGCATGGGTCTGGCAGATCCTCGGCATCCACAACATGCCCGTCGCACTGTACGGCCGCGACTTTTGGGCACCACTGATGGACATGCTGGAAAAGATGCGCGACCAAGGCTTCATCGCCCCGAACTTCGTCGATGCCTTGATTGTCGCCGATAACCCCACTGAGCTGCTGCGACGGATCCAGAATTGGACTCCGCCACGCGCTAAGTGGAGCTGA
- a CDS encoding YchJ family protein, which produces MTVSDSDRCPCGTGFTYGECCGRYHRGQPAPTAEALMRSRYTAFVTHDEDYLLRTWHPDTRPSQLGFDIPLEFYRLDILETTDGGPLDSTGAVDFEAFYRVDGQRGSQREHSTFVRIDGKWVYHAEH; this is translated from the coding sequence GTGACCGTTTCAGACTCCGACCGCTGCCCCTGTGGCACCGGTTTCACATACGGCGAGTGCTGCGGTCGCTATCACCGCGGGCAGCCCGCACCCACAGCTGAGGCATTGATGCGCTCGCGCTATACGGCCTTCGTCACGCACGATGAGGACTACCTGCTGCGTACCTGGCACCCCGACACTCGGCCTTCCCAGCTCGGCTTCGACATCCCGCTGGAGTTCTACCGCCTGGATATTCTCGAAACCACCGACGGCGGGCCGTTGGACAGCACCGGAGCAGTTGACTTTGAGGCGTTCTACCGTGTCGATGGGCAGCGCGGCAGCCAGCGCGAGCATTCCACGTTCGTCCGCATTGATGGGAAATGGGTCTACCATGCAGAACATTAA
- a CDS encoding adenosylmethionine--8-amino-7-oxononanoate transaminase has translation MNGVLMRPEDIVAFDQAHLWHPYAPTPAPMDPLPVASASGVHLTLTDGRRLIDGMSSWWAAAHGHSHPALVSAAHEQIDRMSHVMFGGLTHEPAVKLGERLVRLTGLDKVFYADSGSVSVEVAVKMALQYQRGMGHLERNKLLTWRGGYHGDTFAPMSVCDPEGGMHALWRGTIAEQKFAPAPPAGTDFNDYIETFESCIDETVAAVIIEPVVQGAGGMRFHSPDLVAEIRQLCTKHGILFIADEIATGFGRTGSIFACQAAGVKPDIMCVGKALTGGFMTLAATLATNEVAEAIQTPEGGGALMHGPTFMGNPLACAVADTAVELIEAGDWQHQVPRIEAELRAGLEPLSVDPRVAEVRVLGAIGVVEMKQPVDMRATTEAAVAEGVWLRPFGKLIYCMPPFISTTEQVTQICRAIRAAVEANEEYKK, from the coding sequence ATGAACGGAGTTCTCATGCGCCCAGAAGACATCGTCGCCTTCGACCAAGCCCACTTGTGGCACCCCTACGCGCCCACACCCGCGCCGATGGATCCGCTGCCGGTGGCGTCGGCAAGCGGCGTGCACCTCACGCTCACTGACGGCCGCAGGCTTATCGACGGCATGAGCTCCTGGTGGGCAGCCGCCCACGGCCACTCCCATCCAGCACTGGTGAGCGCTGCGCACGAGCAAATTGATCGGATGAGCCACGTCATGTTCGGCGGACTGACACACGAACCTGCCGTGAAGCTGGGGGAGCGACTGGTCAGGCTCACCGGGCTGGACAAGGTGTTTTATGCCGATTCCGGTTCTGTGTCCGTAGAAGTGGCAGTGAAGATGGCGCTGCAATACCAGCGCGGCATGGGACACCTTGAGCGAAACAAGCTGCTCACCTGGCGTGGCGGCTACCACGGGGATACCTTTGCACCGATGTCCGTGTGTGACCCGGAGGGCGGCATGCACGCGCTGTGGCGGGGGACCATCGCGGAGCAGAAATTCGCACCGGCGCCTCCTGCTGGCACTGATTTCAATGACTACATAGAAACTTTCGAGTCTTGCATCGACGAGACGGTCGCCGCTGTGATCATCGAGCCCGTGGTCCAGGGGGCCGGCGGCATGCGATTCCACTCCCCGGATTTAGTGGCGGAGATCAGGCAACTGTGCACCAAGCACGGCATCTTGTTCATAGCCGACGAAATCGCCACCGGCTTCGGGCGCACCGGCTCGATCTTCGCCTGCCAGGCGGCTGGGGTGAAGCCGGACATCATGTGCGTAGGCAAAGCCCTGACCGGCGGTTTCATGACCCTTGCTGCAACGCTCGCCACGAACGAGGTAGCCGAGGCGATCCAGACCCCGGAAGGCGGCGGCGCACTCATGCACGGCCCGACGTTTATGGGCAACCCGCTGGCTTGCGCGGTCGCCGACACAGCCGTGGAACTCATCGAGGCAGGGGACTGGCAGCACCAGGTCCCGCGCATCGAAGCAGAGCTCAGGGCCGGATTGGAGCCACTATCAGTAGATCCGCGCGTCGCCGAGGTTCGGGTATTGGGAGCCATCGGCGTGGTCGAAATGAAGCAGCCCGTTGATATGCGTGCAACTACCGAAGCGGCCGTTGCCGAGGGCGTGTGGCTGCGACCCTTCGGCAAGCTGATTTACTGCATGCCGCCGTTTATCAGCACCACTGAGCAGGTAACACAGATCTGCCGCGCCATCCGCGCCGCGGTCGAAGCCAACGAGGAGTACAAGAAGTGA
- the scpB gene encoding SMC-Scp complex subunit ScpB translates to MTLPAISQLRSQLESMLLVVDSPITTSVLAKVLEQDEASVKTILQQWQSELDERASGIELRESPEGWRLYTRKENAGVVEKLVLDGSQTKLSRAALETLAVVAYRQPVTRAQVAAVRGVNVDGVMRTLELRGLIREVESEGLANQYETTELFLELMGIDSLSRLPDLAPLLPDVDSIDEEY, encoded by the coding sequence ATGACCCTCCCCGCGATTTCCCAGCTCCGCTCTCAACTGGAGTCGATGCTCCTGGTTGTTGATTCTCCGATTACTACTTCGGTGTTGGCCAAGGTTCTTGAACAGGACGAGGCTTCTGTCAAAACAATCCTGCAGCAGTGGCAAAGTGAACTCGACGAGCGGGCCAGCGGCATTGAGCTGCGGGAATCGCCGGAGGGGTGGCGCTTGTACACCAGGAAAGAAAACGCTGGGGTCGTCGAAAAGCTCGTGCTCGATGGCAGCCAGACGAAGCTCTCGCGCGCGGCCCTGGAGACGCTCGCGGTGGTGGCATATCGCCAGCCCGTCACCCGTGCGCAGGTCGCGGCGGTGCGCGGTGTGAACGTGGATGGCGTGATGCGCACGCTGGAGCTGCGCGGGCTGATTCGTGAGGTGGAATCCGAGGGGCTGGCGAACCAGTACGAAACCACCGAGCTGTTCTTGGAGCTCATGGGCATCGATTCGCTGTCCAGGCTGCCAGATTTGGCCCCGCTGCTGCCCGATGTGGATTCTATCGACGAGGAATACTAG
- the der gene encoding ribosome biogenesis GTPase Der, with the protein MSSKDHELHEEKETTFVYHTQGGEIAADKAYSDDEVVAPGGGYAASDFDASDFGFKLDEDFDESEFGEADFGEDDFEDDEDWEEVEREFGLAPTFEEENLCTVAIVGRPNVGKSSLTNRFLARREAVVEDHPGVTRDRISYLAEWTGQRFWVQDTGGWDPDAKGIHGAIARQAETAMATADVIVMVVDAKVGITETDSVMASNLQRADVPVILVANKADSDNMIADVAEFWGLGLGEPFPVSAQHGRGGADVLDKILELFPEEPRHPSIVQGPRRVALVGRPNVGKSSLLNKISGEQRSVVDNVAGTTVDPVDSLVQLDQKLWKFIDTAGLRKKVKNAQGHEYYASLRTRGVIDAAEVCVMLIDASEQISEQDQRVLSMIIDSGRALVIAFNKWDLVDEDRRELLDREIDLQLAHVPWVKRVNISAATGRALQRLEPAMIEALESWDQRVTTGQLNNWLRAVIAQNPPPMRGGRLPRVLFATQASTRPPVIVLFTTGFLDAGYRRYLERKFRETFGFEGTPVKIAVRVREKRGKK; encoded by the coding sequence ATGAGCTCCAAGGATCATGAACTTCACGAAGAAAAAGAAACTACCTTCGTCTACCACACCCAAGGTGGCGAGATCGCTGCTGACAAGGCTTACTCTGATGACGAGGTCGTAGCTCCCGGCGGCGGATATGCCGCCTCCGACTTCGACGCTTCCGACTTCGGTTTCAAGCTCGATGAGGACTTTGACGAGTCCGAGTTCGGCGAGGCGGACTTCGGTGAGGATGACTTTGAAGACGACGAAGATTGGGAAGAAGTCGAGCGCGAATTCGGTCTCGCACCGACCTTCGAAGAGGAAAACCTCTGCACCGTCGCTATTGTTGGCCGGCCTAACGTAGGCAAGTCTTCGCTGACGAACCGCTTTCTGGCGCGTCGCGAAGCAGTGGTGGAAGACCACCCGGGCGTGACCCGTGACCGCATCTCCTACCTCGCCGAATGGACTGGCCAGCGCTTCTGGGTGCAGGACACCGGCGGCTGGGACCCTGACGCCAAGGGCATTCACGGCGCGATCGCTCGCCAGGCGGAGACAGCAATGGCGACTGCCGATGTGATCGTCATGGTCGTCGACGCCAAGGTCGGCATCACCGAAACTGACTCCGTCATGGCTTCCAACCTGCAGCGCGCCGATGTGCCCGTGATTCTGGTGGCCAACAAGGCTGACTCGGACAACATGATTGCCGATGTCGCCGAATTCTGGGGCCTTGGCCTCGGCGAGCCATTCCCAGTGTCTGCGCAGCACGGCCGCGGCGGCGCCGACGTCCTGGACAAAATCCTCGAGCTGTTCCCTGAGGAGCCTCGCCACCCATCGATCGTTCAGGGACCACGTCGCGTGGCGCTCGTCGGCCGACCAAACGTGGGCAAGTCTTCACTGCTGAACAAGATCTCCGGCGAGCAGCGCTCCGTGGTGGACAATGTCGCGGGCACCACAGTAGATCCGGTGGACTCCCTGGTCCAGCTCGACCAGAAGCTCTGGAAGTTCATTGACACCGCGGGCCTGCGCAAAAAGGTCAAGAACGCGCAGGGGCACGAGTACTACGCCTCGCTGCGCACCCGCGGCGTGATCGACGCTGCCGAGGTGTGCGTCATGCTTATCGACGCCTCCGAGCAAATCTCCGAGCAGGACCAGCGAGTCCTCTCGATGATCATTGATTCGGGCCGCGCTCTGGTCATCGCGTTCAACAAGTGGGACCTGGTGGACGAGGATCGACGCGAACTTCTCGACCGCGAAATCGACCTGCAGCTGGCGCACGTCCCGTGGGTAAAGCGCGTTAACATCTCTGCAGCCACCGGCCGCGCGTTGCAGCGCCTCGAGCCTGCGATGATCGAGGCACTGGAGTCTTGGGATCAGCGAGTGACTACGGGGCAGCTCAACAACTGGCTCCGCGCAGTTATCGCGCAGAATCCGCCACCGATGCGCGGCGGTCGCCTGCCTCGCGTACTCTTTGCCACCCAGGCATCGACTCGCCCGCCCGTGATCGTGCTGTTCACGACTGGCTTCCTGGATGCTGGTTACCGTCGTTACTTGGAGCGCAAGTTCCGCGAGACGTTCGGGTTCGAGGGCACGCCGGTGAAGATCGCTGTGCGTGTGCGTGAGAAGCGCGGAAAGAAGTAG
- a CDS encoding class I SAM-dependent methyltransferase: MTTPPRSQRDMPLFKTEQQRRVAARAFEAGADTYADIRPGYPAEALELLEHRPEGPILDVGAGTGKLTEQLKGEVWALDPSRDMLGQLRASISVPAWQATAEDTALPDASVAAVVSAQTWHWVDVPRASAEMDRIIAPGGPLVLMWNTLDVRVPWVHRLTRIMHAGDVQKPGFYPEVALPWSLAREIRTEWQQELQAQDLFRLMATRAYWLRNGEKVRQKMTSNLTWYLYEHLGFAPEFEVQLPYRCDAFRYER, from the coding sequence ATGACTACCCCGCCCCGCTCACAAAGAGACATGCCACTGTTTAAGACTGAGCAGCAGCGCAGGGTCGCAGCGAGAGCCTTTGAAGCGGGTGCCGACACATATGCGGATATCAGGCCGGGGTATCCCGCAGAGGCATTGGAACTTCTAGAACACAGGCCAGAAGGACCGATCCTCGATGTCGGTGCAGGCACTGGAAAACTGACCGAACAGCTCAAGGGCGAGGTCTGGGCACTGGATCCGAGTCGGGACATGTTGGGGCAGCTGCGGGCGTCGATAAGCGTGCCCGCGTGGCAGGCAACCGCCGAGGACACCGCGCTCCCCGACGCCTCGGTCGCCGCAGTAGTGAGCGCACAGACATGGCACTGGGTGGATGTACCCCGGGCGAGCGCTGAGATGGATCGCATCATCGCGCCGGGCGGACCGCTGGTGTTGATGTGGAATACCCTTGATGTGCGTGTGCCGTGGGTGCATCGGCTGACGCGAATTATGCATGCCGGAGATGTCCAGAAGCCGGGATTCTATCCGGAGGTGGCGTTGCCTTGGTCGCTCGCGCGCGAAATCCGGACCGAGTGGCAGCAAGAACTGCAAGCGCAGGACCTGTTCCGGCTCATGGCGACGCGCGCGTACTGGCTCCGAAATGGCGAAAAGGTCAGGCAGAAGATGACTTCAAACCTGACCTGGTATCTCTACGAGCACCTTGGCTTTGCCCCGGAATTCGAGGTCCAGCTGCCGTACCGCTGCGATGCGTTTCGCTACGAGCGTTAG
- a CDS encoding pseudouridine synthase, with amino-acid sequence MTTPARRDGTPDKKRQPRKGPSTSSRPRRGENATRQTASDIYVSKAKPSRHQHVSDNHSFGTAEEGDGIRLQKVLAQAGVASRRMAEKLIDQGRVEVNGKIVMTQGMRIDPDTAIVRVDGVRIRINEDLQYFVLNKPFGVQSTMSDDMGRPCIGDIVGEKLDAGQRLFHVGRLDANTEGLILLTNDGELANRLMHPSYEVNKTYLATVIGEMRPADIRTLKNGVELDDGPAKADSAQIIETWQGKTIVRVDIHEGRKHIVRRLLKAAGFPVERLVRTKIHTVQLGEQTPGAIRALNDAELASLYKVVEM; translated from the coding sequence GTGACCACACCCGCTCGCCGAGACGGCACACCGGATAAGAAAAGGCAGCCCCGCAAGGGTCCAAGCACCTCTTCTCGCCCGCGCCGTGGCGAAAATGCTACCCGTCAAACTGCCTCTGACATCTATGTCTCTAAGGCAAAACCATCCCGCCACCAGCACGTTTCCGATAATCACTCCTTCGGAACTGCTGAAGAGGGCGACGGTATTCGCCTCCAAAAAGTGCTCGCCCAAGCTGGCGTCGCTTCCCGTCGCATGGCGGAAAAACTGATCGATCAAGGCCGCGTTGAGGTCAACGGCAAGATCGTGATGACCCAGGGCATGCGCATCGACCCGGACACCGCCATCGTGCGCGTCGACGGCGTCCGCATCCGCATCAACGAGGACCTGCAGTACTTCGTGCTGAACAAGCCATTCGGCGTGCAGTCCACCATGAGCGATGACATGGGCCGCCCATGCATCGGCGACATCGTCGGCGAAAAGCTCGATGCCGGTCAGCGCCTCTTCCACGTTGGTCGCCTCGACGCCAACACCGAAGGCCTGATCCTGCTCACCAACGACGGCGAGCTGGCTAACCGCCTCATGCACCCTTCGTACGAGGTCAACAAGACCTACCTGGCCACCGTTATCGGTGAAATGCGCCCAGCCGACATCCGCACCCTGAAAAATGGCGTCGAGCTTGACGACGGCCCAGCCAAGGCCGACAGCGCCCAGATCATTGAGACCTGGCAGGGCAAGACCATCGTGCGTGTTGACATTCACGAAGGCCGCAAGCACATCGTCCGTCGCCTGCTCAAGGCCGCTGGATTCCCGGTCGAGCGCCTCGTGCGCACCAAGATCCACACTGTGCAGCTGGGCGAGCAGACCCCGGGTGCCATCCGCGCGCTGAATGACGCCGAGCTCGCTTCGCTCTACAAGGTGGTGGAGATGTGA
- a CDS encoding segregation and condensation protein A encodes MSVRPRLSPPLPDGAAEQPEITGFQVALKNFEGPFDLLLQLISVKKLDVTEVALSQVTDEFIAYTRALGETADLDEVTEFLLVASTLLDLKAARLIPRGEVEDQEDLALLETRDLLFARLLQYKAYKQVADMLAEWQRRAQRRYPREVSLEPQFVDLLPPVTIGKSLAQFAEIAAGAFRPKAPELVGTDHIHQVAVSVPEQAGKVLDTLRLAGKDTWLTFATLTRDCTLTMEKIGRFLALLELYKARAIGVEQEESLGELRVAWTGIDVDPAVVAAANWE; translated from the coding sequence TTGAGCGTACGGCCTAGGCTTTCGCCTCCGCTTCCCGACGGCGCAGCGGAGCAACCAGAAATCACGGGCTTTCAGGTTGCCCTGAAAAACTTTGAGGGTCCTTTTGACCTGCTCTTGCAGCTGATTTCAGTGAAGAAACTCGACGTCACCGAGGTGGCGCTGTCTCAAGTGACCGATGAGTTCATCGCTTACACTCGGGCCTTGGGGGAGACCGCGGACCTCGACGAAGTCACAGAGTTCCTGCTGGTCGCCTCCACTTTGCTAGACCTCAAGGCAGCTCGCCTCATCCCGCGTGGCGAAGTGGAGGATCAGGAAGATCTCGCGCTGCTGGAGACCCGCGACCTGCTCTTTGCCCGCCTGCTGCAATACAAGGCGTACAAGCAGGTGGCGGACATGTTGGCCGAGTGGCAGCGCCGCGCGCAACGACGCTACCCACGCGAAGTCTCGCTGGAGCCCCAGTTTGTGGACCTGCTGCCACCGGTGACCATCGGAAAGTCTCTGGCCCAGTTCGCCGAGATCGCTGCAGGTGCCTTCCGCCCCAAAGCCCCGGAGCTCGTGGGTACCGACCATATCCACCAGGTGGCGGTATCCGTACCGGAGCAGGCCGGAAAAGTGCTGGATACCCTGAGACTTGCGGGCAAGGACACCTGGCTCACCTTCGCCACGCTCACCCGCGACTGCACCCTCACCATGGAAAAGATCGGCCGATTTCTCGCCCTGCTCGAGCTGTACAAAGCACGCGCCATCGGAGTGGAACAGGAAGAATCACTCGGCGAACTACGCGTGGCGTGGACCGGCATCGATGTCGACCCCGCCGTGGTCGCCGCGGCGAATTGGGAGTAA
- a CDS encoding ParA family protein: MANSKQGGTSALFDASGPELGLTGRPIRELPEPAPLDTHGPATIVAMCNQKGGVGKTTSTINLGACLAELGRKVLLVDLDPQGALSAGLGVRHDELDLTIYNLLVDHHTSIFHAIHKTNVSGLDLVPANIDLSAAEIQLVNEVGREQTLARVLRPVMKDYDFIILDCQPSLGLLTVNALACAHGVIIPMECEYFSLRGLALLTDTVEKVRDRLNFDLDVLGILVTMFDRRTSHAREVMNRVVEVFGDQVFDTVITRTVRFPETSVAGEPIISWAPKSQGAEQYRNLAREVIERTA, encoded by the coding sequence ATGGCGAACTCGAAGCAGGGTGGGACGTCCGCGCTGTTCGACGCCTCAGGGCCGGAGCTTGGCCTCACCGGGCGCCCGATCCGCGAACTTCCTGAACCAGCCCCGCTGGACACCCATGGTCCGGCAACTATCGTGGCGATGTGTAACCAAAAGGGTGGGGTGGGCAAGACGACGTCCACTATCAACCTAGGCGCCTGCCTCGCTGAGCTGGGTCGCAAGGTGCTGCTCGTAGACCTTGACCCGCAGGGTGCGCTTTCCGCGGGCCTGGGGGTGCGACACGACGAGCTCGATCTGACGATTTACAATTTGCTCGTCGATCACCACACCTCCATCTTCCACGCCATTCACAAGACAAACGTTTCTGGACTCGACTTGGTCCCGGCGAACATCGACCTCTCGGCAGCCGAGATCCAGCTGGTGAACGAAGTTGGCCGCGAGCAGACGCTGGCCCGCGTACTGCGCCCAGTGATGAAAGACTATGACTTCATTATCTTGGATTGTCAGCCATCCCTCGGCTTGCTCACCGTCAACGCGCTCGCTTGTGCCCACGGCGTGATCATCCCGATGGAGTGCGAGTACTTCTCCCTCCGCGGACTTGCTCTGCTCACGGACACCGTGGAGAAGGTGCGCGATCGTCTCAACTTCGACCTCGACGTGCTCGGCATTCTGGTGACCATGTTTGATCGCCGCACCTCGCACGCCCGCGAAGTGATGAACCGCGTGGTGGAAGTTTTTGGTGACCAGGTCTTTGACACCGTCATCACCCGCACCGTGCGTTTCCCCGAAACCTCTGTCGCGGGCGAGCCAATCATTTCTTGGGCACCGAAGTCTCAGGGCGCTGAGCAGTACCGCAACCTAGCCCGCGAAGTCATTGAGCGTACGGCCTAG
- the xerD gene encoding site-specific tyrosine recombinase XerD — MSSSAREIAEEWLSHLAVERGASPNTLSNYRRDLERYLTWLESIGVSDLSAVTSNQLEEYVADLRRGDPSTGRRPLAASSSARALVVARGLHKFAVAEGTLAVDVAASVSPPAAAQHLPDTLSIAEVSGLIDATSTDTPIGLRDKALLELLYGTGARISEVTGLTVDAVHATEGMLTVTGKGDKQRLVPLGSMARKAVSDYLVRGRPALSKGKTHALLLNKRGGPLSRQSAWGIIKDAAARAGIEKDISPHTLRHSFATHLLEGGADIRVVQELLGHSSVTTTQIYTHVTATNLRDVWRQSHPRA, encoded by the coding sequence ATGAGTTCTTCCGCACGCGAGATAGCCGAGGAATGGCTCAGCCACCTCGCTGTGGAACGCGGGGCTTCGCCCAACACTCTTTCCAACTACCGACGCGACCTCGAGCGATACCTAACGTGGCTCGAGTCCATTGGCGTCTCTGACCTATCTGCAGTGACCTCTAACCAGTTGGAGGAGTATGTCGCTGACCTGCGGCGCGGGGATCCGTCGACGGGAAGGCGGCCGCTCGCGGCGTCGTCAAGCGCGCGTGCCCTCGTCGTGGCCCGCGGTTTGCACAAGTTCGCGGTGGCGGAAGGGACGCTGGCGGTGGATGTGGCGGCGTCGGTCTCGCCACCCGCAGCGGCCCAGCACCTGCCGGACACGCTCAGCATTGCCGAAGTGAGCGGGCTTATCGACGCCACCAGCACCGACACCCCCATTGGTCTGCGCGATAAGGCTCTGCTCGAATTGCTGTACGGCACAGGTGCCCGGATTTCGGAGGTGACTGGGCTGACTGTTGACGCAGTGCACGCCACCGAGGGGATGCTGACGGTGACGGGCAAGGGGGATAAGCAACGGTTGGTGCCGCTGGGGTCGATGGCTCGCAAGGCGGTGTCCGACTATTTGGTCCGGGGGAGGCCGGCGCTGTCTAAGGGGAAGACCCATGCGCTGCTGCTCAATAAGCGGGGCGGTCCGCTGTCTCGGCAAAGTGCGTGGGGGATTATCAAGGATGCCGCGGCTCGGGCGGGGATTGAGAAAGACATTTCGCCGCACACGCTGCGGCACTCGTTTGCGACTCACTTGCTTGAGGGCGGGGCGGACATTCGTGTGGTTCAGGAGCTGCTGGGGCATTCCTCGGTGACCACGACGCAGATTTACACCCATGTGACGGCGACGAATCTACGCGATGTGTGGCGGCAGTCGCACCCACGTGCTTGA
- the bioD gene encoding dethiobiotin synthase has translation MIVIITGTNTDVGKTAVTAALALRLQTEGWDVIPIKPLQTGEPDGEGDAMTVNALTGLDTFEFARYPEPLAPNLAARRAGLPQASISEVAAWVREFDAPGRVVLVEGAGGLLVRLADDWTIADLAAHLHAPMIVVTSTILGSLNVAELTVEAAQRRGLEVLGLVGGRVQIENDLAAQLNLSELAVVTGVPYLGSLPEGCLDRLPEVAQTLQLPELLLKDD, from the coding sequence GTGATTGTCATCATCACCGGCACGAACACTGACGTCGGCAAGACCGCCGTCACCGCTGCGCTGGCGTTAAGGCTCCAAACGGAAGGCTGGGATGTGATTCCAATTAAGCCTTTGCAGACTGGCGAACCGGATGGCGAGGGCGATGCTATGACCGTCAACGCCCTCACCGGGCTGGATACCTTTGAATTTGCGCGCTACCCGGAGCCCCTCGCCCCGAATCTGGCTGCGCGACGCGCTGGGCTGCCACAGGCGTCGATAAGCGAGGTGGCCGCGTGGGTGCGCGAGTTTGATGCACCAGGCCGCGTGGTGTTGGTTGAGGGCGCGGGTGGGTTGCTCGTGCGCCTTGCCGACGACTGGACCATCGCCGACCTCGCCGCGCACCTGCACGCCCCGATGATCGTGGTGACTTCGACAATTCTGGGCTCGCTTAATGTGGCGGAACTGACCGTCGAAGCAGCTCAGCGTAGGGGACTGGAGGTGCTGGGGCTCGTGGGTGGGCGCGTGCAGATTGAAAATGATCTCGCGGCGCAGCTGAACCTTTCCGAGCTCGCGGTAGTAACTGGTGTGCCTTACCTCGGATCCCTGCCCGAGGGTTGCCTGGACCGACTGCCGGAAGTGGCACAGACGCTGCAGCTGCCGGAATTGTTGCTGAAAGACGACTAA
- the cmk gene encoding (d)CMP kinase, with the protein MISNMPEEGLIVAVDGPSGAGKSTACRAVARQLDAKYLDTGAMYRVATLHVLRKGIDPADEAAVVAATAALPLQVNDDPASTEVLLSGEDVSREIRGPEVTKYVSQVSAYPQVRENLVALQRALAAEAHRCIVDGRDIGTTVLVTAPVKIFLTASAEVRARRRYNQDVAAGRAADFEAVLADVERRDELDSTRAVSPLRPAEDATIVDTSDMSFDQVVDSLIELTRVSASAAQEGA; encoded by the coding sequence ATGATCTCCAACATGCCTGAAGAGGGCCTCATCGTCGCCGTCGACGGTCCTTCGGGTGCTGGCAAGTCCACCGCGTGCCGCGCTGTTGCGCGCCAACTGGATGCAAAGTACCTGGACACCGGTGCTATGTACCGCGTCGCCACGTTGCACGTGCTGCGCAAAGGCATTGACCCTGCTGATGAAGCAGCCGTCGTTGCTGCCACTGCCGCATTGCCACTCCAGGTGAACGACGACCCAGCATCCACCGAGGTTTTGCTCTCCGGTGAGGACGTCTCCCGCGAGATTCGTGGTCCCGAAGTGACTAAGTACGTATCGCAGGTGTCGGCGTACCCGCAGGTCCGCGAAAACCTGGTCGCACTGCAGCGCGCATTGGCCGCTGAAGCGCATCGCTGCATCGTTGATGGCCGCGACATCGGCACCACTGTCCTGGTCACAGCGCCGGTGAAGATTTTCCTCACCGCTTCCGCCGAGGTTCGTGCCCGACGTCGCTACAACCAGGATGTTGCCGCCGGTCGTGCTGCTGACTTCGAGGCAGTGCTTGCCGACGTCGAACGCCGTGACGAACTTGATTCCACCCGCGCAGTGTCCCCACTGCGCCCTGCCGAGGACGCGACCATCGTGGATACCTCCGACATGTCATTCGACCAGGTCGTCGACTCACTCATTGAGCTGACGCGAGTGTCAGCATCCGCTGCACAGGAAGGGGCATAA